In Megalopta genalis isolate 19385.01 chromosome 7, iyMegGena1_principal, whole genome shotgun sequence, a single window of DNA contains:
- the LOC117221703 gene encoding pyrimidodiazepine synthase, producing the protein MSSEHLGAGSQKPAEIKGQARLYSMKFCPFAQRIRLILSYKKIPHDIVNINLMNKPEWYFEIHPEGKVPALVDTDNGEERVYKESIDIANYLDKKYPEPPLYNEATKACDLELLDHFSKIVTIFSNCIHGKDKRSLNEITAEMSSLLKEFEKELETRGTIFFGGTRPGMLDIFMWPWVERRKSLPLIYKEPMSPNDGSFTHTAEWVRNMKAQPFVQENECSHEKFAQLIENMNAGKVDFDKL; encoded by the exons ATGAGCAGTGAACATCTTGGTGCTG GCTCCCAGAAACCAGCAGAAATAAAAGGACAAGCGCGTTTATATAGCATGAAATTTTGTCCTTTTGCCCAGCGTATTCGGTTAATACTGTCTTACAAAAAAATTCCTCATGACATCGTTAACATCAACTTAATGAATAAGCCAGAATGGTATTTTGAG ATTCATCCTGAAGGTAAGGTGCCAGCATTAGTTGATACCGATAATGGGGAGGAACGTGTTTACAAAGAATCTATAGATATAGCAAACTATTTGGATAAAAAATATCCCGAGCCACCTTTATACAATGAAGCAACAAAGGCTTGTGATTTGGAGCTCTTAGACCATTTTTCCAAA ATTGTTACAATTTTCTCAAATTGTATACATGGTAAAGACAAAAGGAGTTTGAATGAAATTACTGCTGAAATGTCAAGTTTGTTAAAAGAGTTTGAAAAAGAATTAGAAACTCGTGGAACTATTTTCTTTGGTG GAACTCGACCTGGAATGTTGGATATATTTATGTGGCCCTGGGTTGAACGAAGAAAAAGTTTACCTTTAATCTATAAGGAACCAATGAGTCCTAATGATGGTAGTTTTACGCATACA GCTGAATGGGTTCGAAATATGAAAGCCCAGCCATTTGTGCAAGAAAACGAATGTTCTCATGAAAAGTTTGCACAGTTAATCGAAAATATGAATGCAGGAAAAGTTGACTTTGATAAACTATAA
- the bwa gene encoding alkaline ceramidase isoform X2, which translates to MWKPFEPGSSPVDWCERNYSISSSIAEFMNTLSNLVFLLLPPILMHLFRDYGRFVNPGIHVIWFLLMIVGLSSAYFHATLSLIGQLLDELAILWVYMAGFCMFFPRRYFPNILHNDRKLLSICAMLPTLIATGLSFIHPAINAFALMSLGIPAFGFMIVELKRMRNHINHRC; encoded by the exons ATGTGGAAACCATTCGAGCCTGGCAGTTCGCCAGTCGACTGGTGCGAACGTAATTATAGTATTTCATCTAGTATCGCAGAATTTATGAACACG TTGAGTAATTTGGTGTTTTTGTTACTTCCTCCTATCCTTATGCACCTGTTCAGAGATTATGGAAGATTCGTAAATCCTGGAATTCATGTAATTTGGTTTCTGTTAATGATAGTTGGTCTCAGCAGTGCATACTTTCATGCTACCTTATCTCTTATAG GTCAATTGTTAGATGAACTAGCCATTTTATGGGTATACATGGCAGGTTTCTGTATGTTTTTTCCAAGAAGATATTTCCCAAACATTTTACACAATGATAGGAAACTTCTTTCTATTTGTGCAATGCTACCAACTCTTATTGCAACTGGTTTATCATTTATACATCCTGCAATAAACGCATTTGCATTGATGAGTCTTGGCATACCAGCATTTGGCTTTATGATAGTCGAATTAAAAAG GATGAGAAACCACATCAATCACCGGTGTTAA
- the bwa gene encoding alkaline ceramidase isoform X1 yields MWKPFEPGSSPVDWCERNYSISSSIAEFMNTLSNLVFLLLPPILMHLFRDYGRFVNPGIHVIWFLLMIVGLSSAYFHATLSLIGQLLDELAILWVYMAGFCMFFPRRYFPNILHNDRKLLSICAMLPTLIATGLSFIHPAINAFALMSLGIPAFGFMIVELKRTKSMRVYRLGLRCGAVWLLAVACWLNDRLFCDTWLNLNFPYLHALWHLFIFIASYTAAVLFAYFSVKDEKPHQSPVLKYWPKDDFELGIPYVTIRSYVKLDTNTNI; encoded by the exons ATGTGGAAACCATTCGAGCCTGGCAGTTCGCCAGTCGACTGGTGCGAACGTAATTATAGTATTTCATCTAGTATCGCAGAATTTATGAACACG TTGAGTAATTTGGTGTTTTTGTTACTTCCTCCTATCCTTATGCACCTGTTCAGAGATTATGGAAGATTCGTAAATCCTGGAATTCATGTAATTTGGTTTCTGTTAATGATAGTTGGTCTCAGCAGTGCATACTTTCATGCTACCTTATCTCTTATAG GTCAATTGTTAGATGAACTAGCCATTTTATGGGTATACATGGCAGGTTTCTGTATGTTTTTTCCAAGAAGATATTTCCCAAACATTTTACACAATGATAGGAAACTTCTTTCTATTTGTGCAATGCTACCAACTCTTATTGCAACTGGTTTATCATTTATACATCCTGCAATAAACGCATTTGCATTGATGAGTCTTGGCATACCAGCATTTGGCTTTATGATAGTCGAATTAAAAAG GACTAAGTCGATGAGGGTTTATAGATTGGGTTTAAGATGTGGGGCTGTTTGGTTGCTAGCAGTTGCTTGCTGGTTAAACGATCGATTATTTTGTGATACCTGGTTGAACTTAAACTTTCCTTATTTACATGCACTTtggcatttatttattttcattgcaAGTTACACAGCAGCTGTACTTTTTGCTTATTTCTCTGTGAAGGATGAGAAACCACATCAATCACCGGTGTTAAAATACTGGCCAAAAGATGACTTCGAACTTGGCATACCATATGTAACAATTAGGAGTTATGTTAAGCTAGATACAAacacaaatatataa
- the purple gene encoding 6-pyruvoyl tetrahydrobiopterin synthase purple produces the protein MAIPIAYLTRKELISSCHRLHSDNLSEEENKKVYGKCNNYWGHGHNYTVKVTVRGPVNPKTGMVMNLSDLKLYMKKVLMEQLDHRNLDKDVPYFKNVVSTTENVAIYIFNELRKIMPNPALLYEVKIYETENNIVIYRGEHQL, from the exons ATGGCAATACCAATTGCTTATTTAACTAGGAAAGAATTGATTTCCAGCTGTCATCGTTTGCACAG TGATAATTTGTCCGAGGAGGAGAACAAAAAGGTATATGgaaaatgtaataattattgGGGACATGGACACAACTATACAG TTAAAGTTACTGTGCGTGGACCTGTGAATCCTAAAACTGGTATGGTAATGAATTTATCTGATTTAAAATTATACATGAAAAAAGTATTGATGGAACAGTTGGATCATAGAAATTTGGACAAGGATGTACCTTATTTCAAAAATGTTGTTTCAACTACTGAAAATGTGgctatttacatatttaatgaaTTAAGAAAAATAATGCCCAATCCAGCACTGTTGTATGAGGTTAAAATTTATGAAACTGAAAACAACATTGTTATTTATAGAGGGGAGCATCAGTTGTAA
- the Arp2 gene encoding actin-related protein 2 isoform X3, producing the protein MDSKGRKIIVCDNGTGFVKCGYAGANFPAHIFPSMVGRPIIRAVNKIGDIDVKQEYCIRDLMVGDEASKLRSMLEISYPMQNGIVRNWEDMCHVWDYTFGKEKMNINPRECKILLTEPPMNPITNREKMIEVMFEKYGFAGTFIAIQAVLTLYAQGLISGVVVDSGDGVTHICPVFEEYALPHLTRRLDIAGRDITMYLIKLLLLRGYAFNHSADFETVRMMKEKLCYIGYNIETEEKLALETTVLVESYTLPDGRVIKVGGERFAAPEALFQPHLINIEAQGIAELVFSTIQAADIDIRSELYKHIVLSGGSTMYPGLPSRLEREIKQLYLQRVLKNDTSKLNKFKIKIEDSPRRKDMVFMGGAVLAEITKDRDSAWITREEYEEKGLSVLKKLGSYE; encoded by the exons ATGGACAGCAAAGGCAGAAAGATCATCGTTTGCGATAATGGAACAGGG TTTGTTAAATGTGGATATGCGGGAGCCAATTTTCCAGCACACATATTTCCATCGATGGTTGGACGTCCTATAATCAGAGCAGTCAATAAGATAGGAGACATTGATGTGAAG caagaatattgtattcgT GATTTAATGGTTGGAGATGAAGCAAGCAAACTTCGATCTATGTTAGAAATTAGTTATCCAATGCAAAATGGAATTGTTAG AAATTGGGAAGACATGTGTCATGTTTGGGACTACACATTtggaaaagaaaaaatgaatatcAATCCAAGAGAGTGCAAGATCCTATTAACGGAACCACCAATGAATCCTATCACAAACAGAGAGAAAATGATTGAG GTAATGTTCGAAAAGTATGGGTTTGCTGGAACATTCATTGCAATTCAAGCAGTACTTACATTATATGCTCAAGGGTTGATTAGTGGAGTTGTAGTAGATTCTGGAGATGGAGTCACTCATATATGTCCTGTGTTTGAAGAGTATGCTTTACCTCATCTCACTCGACGGTTAGACATAGCTGGCCGAGACATTACAATGTATTTAATAAAGCTTCTTTTGTTACGTGGATATGCTTTTAATCATTCGGCTGATTTTGAGACAGTTAGAATgatgaaagaaaaattatgttACATCGGTTACAATATTGAAACCGAGGAAAAGTTAGCACTTGAGACCACAGTCTTGGTTGAGTCCTATACT CTTCCTGATGGAAGAGTAATAAAAGTAGGCGGCGAAAGATTTGCAGCGCCTGAAGCATTGTTCCAACCACATTTAATCAACATTGAAGCTCAGGGAATTGCTGAATTAGTATTTAGCACTATTCAAGCAGCTGACATCGATATAAGGAGCGAACTGTATAAACATATTGTTTTAAGTGGCGGTAGCACAATGTATCCAGGACTTCCATCTAGGCTTGAAAGGGAAATTAAGCAGCTTTATTTACAAAGAGTATTAAAGAATGATACCTCAAAATTaaat aaatttaagataaaaatcGAAGATTCTCCTAGACGTAAGGACATGGTTTTTATGGGTGGTGCTGTATTAGCAGAAATAACAAAGGATCGAGATTCAGCGTGGATAACCAGAGAAGAGTACGAAGAAAAAGGACTTAGTGTATTAAAGAAATTAGGCTCTTATGAATAA
- the Arp2 gene encoding actin-related protein 2 isoform X1, with the protein MDSKGRKIIVCDNGTGFVKCGYAGANFPAHIFPSMVGRPIIRAVNKIGDIDVKQEYCIRDVLNMPDLMVGDEASKLRSMLEISYPMQNGIVRNWEDMCHVWDYTFGKEKMNINPRECKILLTEPPMNPITNREKMIEVMFEKYGFAGTFIAIQAVLTLYAQGLISGVVVDSGDGVTHICPVFEEYALPHLTRRLDIAGRDITMYLIKLLLLRGYAFNHSADFETVRMMKEKLCYIGYNIETEEKLALETTVLVESYTLPDGRVIKVGGERFAAPEALFQPHLINIEAQGIAELVFSTIQAADIDIRSELYKHIVLSGGSTMYPGLPSRLEREIKQLYLQRVLKNDTSKLNKFKIKIEDSPRRKDMVFMGGAVLAEITKDRDSAWITREEYEEKGLSVLKKLGSYE; encoded by the exons ATGGACAGCAAAGGCAGAAAGATCATCGTTTGCGATAATGGAACAGGG TTTGTTAAATGTGGATATGCGGGAGCCAATTTTCCAGCACACATATTTCCATCGATGGTTGGACGTCCTATAATCAGAGCAGTCAATAAGATAGGAGACATTGATGTGAAG caagaatattgtattcgT GATGTGCTTAACATGCCT GATTTAATGGTTGGAGATGAAGCAAGCAAACTTCGATCTATGTTAGAAATTAGTTATCCAATGCAAAATGGAATTGTTAG AAATTGGGAAGACATGTGTCATGTTTGGGACTACACATTtggaaaagaaaaaatgaatatcAATCCAAGAGAGTGCAAGATCCTATTAACGGAACCACCAATGAATCCTATCACAAACAGAGAGAAAATGATTGAG GTAATGTTCGAAAAGTATGGGTTTGCTGGAACATTCATTGCAATTCAAGCAGTACTTACATTATATGCTCAAGGGTTGATTAGTGGAGTTGTAGTAGATTCTGGAGATGGAGTCACTCATATATGTCCTGTGTTTGAAGAGTATGCTTTACCTCATCTCACTCGACGGTTAGACATAGCTGGCCGAGACATTACAATGTATTTAATAAAGCTTCTTTTGTTACGTGGATATGCTTTTAATCATTCGGCTGATTTTGAGACAGTTAGAATgatgaaagaaaaattatgttACATCGGTTACAATATTGAAACCGAGGAAAAGTTAGCACTTGAGACCACAGTCTTGGTTGAGTCCTATACT CTTCCTGATGGAAGAGTAATAAAAGTAGGCGGCGAAAGATTTGCAGCGCCTGAAGCATTGTTCCAACCACATTTAATCAACATTGAAGCTCAGGGAATTGCTGAATTAGTATTTAGCACTATTCAAGCAGCTGACATCGATATAAGGAGCGAACTGTATAAACATATTGTTTTAAGTGGCGGTAGCACAATGTATCCAGGACTTCCATCTAGGCTTGAAAGGGAAATTAAGCAGCTTTATTTACAAAGAGTATTAAAGAATGATACCTCAAAATTaaat aaatttaagataaaaatcGAAGATTCTCCTAGACGTAAGGACATGGTTTTTATGGGTGGTGCTGTATTAGCAGAAATAACAAAGGATCGAGATTCAGCGTGGATAACCAGAGAAGAGTACGAAGAAAAAGGACTTAGTGTATTAAAGAAATTAGGCTCTTATGAATAA
- the Arp2 gene encoding actin-related protein 2 isoform X2 encodes MDSKGRKIIVCDNGTGFVKCGYAGANFPAHIFPSMVGRPIIRAVNKIGDIDVKDVLNMPDLMVGDEASKLRSMLEISYPMQNGIVRNWEDMCHVWDYTFGKEKMNINPRECKILLTEPPMNPITNREKMIEVMFEKYGFAGTFIAIQAVLTLYAQGLISGVVVDSGDGVTHICPVFEEYALPHLTRRLDIAGRDITMYLIKLLLLRGYAFNHSADFETVRMMKEKLCYIGYNIETEEKLALETTVLVESYTLPDGRVIKVGGERFAAPEALFQPHLINIEAQGIAELVFSTIQAADIDIRSELYKHIVLSGGSTMYPGLPSRLEREIKQLYLQRVLKNDTSKLNKFKIKIEDSPRRKDMVFMGGAVLAEITKDRDSAWITREEYEEKGLSVLKKLGSYE; translated from the exons ATGGACAGCAAAGGCAGAAAGATCATCGTTTGCGATAATGGAACAGGG TTTGTTAAATGTGGATATGCGGGAGCCAATTTTCCAGCACACATATTTCCATCGATGGTTGGACGTCCTATAATCAGAGCAGTCAATAAGATAGGAGACATTGATGTGAAG GATGTGCTTAACATGCCT GATTTAATGGTTGGAGATGAAGCAAGCAAACTTCGATCTATGTTAGAAATTAGTTATCCAATGCAAAATGGAATTGTTAG AAATTGGGAAGACATGTGTCATGTTTGGGACTACACATTtggaaaagaaaaaatgaatatcAATCCAAGAGAGTGCAAGATCCTATTAACGGAACCACCAATGAATCCTATCACAAACAGAGAGAAAATGATTGAG GTAATGTTCGAAAAGTATGGGTTTGCTGGAACATTCATTGCAATTCAAGCAGTACTTACATTATATGCTCAAGGGTTGATTAGTGGAGTTGTAGTAGATTCTGGAGATGGAGTCACTCATATATGTCCTGTGTTTGAAGAGTATGCTTTACCTCATCTCACTCGACGGTTAGACATAGCTGGCCGAGACATTACAATGTATTTAATAAAGCTTCTTTTGTTACGTGGATATGCTTTTAATCATTCGGCTGATTTTGAGACAGTTAGAATgatgaaagaaaaattatgttACATCGGTTACAATATTGAAACCGAGGAAAAGTTAGCACTTGAGACCACAGTCTTGGTTGAGTCCTATACT CTTCCTGATGGAAGAGTAATAAAAGTAGGCGGCGAAAGATTTGCAGCGCCTGAAGCATTGTTCCAACCACATTTAATCAACATTGAAGCTCAGGGAATTGCTGAATTAGTATTTAGCACTATTCAAGCAGCTGACATCGATATAAGGAGCGAACTGTATAAACATATTGTTTTAAGTGGCGGTAGCACAATGTATCCAGGACTTCCATCTAGGCTTGAAAGGGAAATTAAGCAGCTTTATTTACAAAGAGTATTAAAGAATGATACCTCAAAATTaaat aaatttaagataaaaatcGAAGATTCTCCTAGACGTAAGGACATGGTTTTTATGGGTGGTGCTGTATTAGCAGAAATAACAAAGGATCGAGATTCAGCGTGGATAACCAGAGAAGAGTACGAAGAAAAAGGACTTAGTGTATTAAAGAAATTAGGCTCTTATGAATAA
- the Arp2 gene encoding actin-related protein 2 isoform X4, translated as MDSKGRKIIVCDNGTGFVKCGYAGANFPAHIFPSMVGRPIIRAVNKIGDIDVKDLMVGDEASKLRSMLEISYPMQNGIVRNWEDMCHVWDYTFGKEKMNINPRECKILLTEPPMNPITNREKMIEVMFEKYGFAGTFIAIQAVLTLYAQGLISGVVVDSGDGVTHICPVFEEYALPHLTRRLDIAGRDITMYLIKLLLLRGYAFNHSADFETVRMMKEKLCYIGYNIETEEKLALETTVLVESYTLPDGRVIKVGGERFAAPEALFQPHLINIEAQGIAELVFSTIQAADIDIRSELYKHIVLSGGSTMYPGLPSRLEREIKQLYLQRVLKNDTSKLNKFKIKIEDSPRRKDMVFMGGAVLAEITKDRDSAWITREEYEEKGLSVLKKLGSYE; from the exons ATGGACAGCAAAGGCAGAAAGATCATCGTTTGCGATAATGGAACAGGG TTTGTTAAATGTGGATATGCGGGAGCCAATTTTCCAGCACACATATTTCCATCGATGGTTGGACGTCCTATAATCAGAGCAGTCAATAAGATAGGAGACATTGATGTGAAG GATTTAATGGTTGGAGATGAAGCAAGCAAACTTCGATCTATGTTAGAAATTAGTTATCCAATGCAAAATGGAATTGTTAG AAATTGGGAAGACATGTGTCATGTTTGGGACTACACATTtggaaaagaaaaaatgaatatcAATCCAAGAGAGTGCAAGATCCTATTAACGGAACCACCAATGAATCCTATCACAAACAGAGAGAAAATGATTGAG GTAATGTTCGAAAAGTATGGGTTTGCTGGAACATTCATTGCAATTCAAGCAGTACTTACATTATATGCTCAAGGGTTGATTAGTGGAGTTGTAGTAGATTCTGGAGATGGAGTCACTCATATATGTCCTGTGTTTGAAGAGTATGCTTTACCTCATCTCACTCGACGGTTAGACATAGCTGGCCGAGACATTACAATGTATTTAATAAAGCTTCTTTTGTTACGTGGATATGCTTTTAATCATTCGGCTGATTTTGAGACAGTTAGAATgatgaaagaaaaattatgttACATCGGTTACAATATTGAAACCGAGGAAAAGTTAGCACTTGAGACCACAGTCTTGGTTGAGTCCTATACT CTTCCTGATGGAAGAGTAATAAAAGTAGGCGGCGAAAGATTTGCAGCGCCTGAAGCATTGTTCCAACCACATTTAATCAACATTGAAGCTCAGGGAATTGCTGAATTAGTATTTAGCACTATTCAAGCAGCTGACATCGATATAAGGAGCGAACTGTATAAACATATTGTTTTAAGTGGCGGTAGCACAATGTATCCAGGACTTCCATCTAGGCTTGAAAGGGAAATTAAGCAGCTTTATTTACAAAGAGTATTAAAGAATGATACCTCAAAATTaaat aaatttaagataaaaatcGAAGATTCTCCTAGACGTAAGGACATGGTTTTTATGGGTGGTGCTGTATTAGCAGAAATAACAAAGGATCGAGATTCAGCGTGGATAACCAGAGAAGAGTACGAAGAAAAAGGACTTAGTGTATTAAAGAAATTAGGCTCTTATGAATAA